Proteins from one Bacteroides mediterraneensis genomic window:
- a CDS encoding gluconate 5-dehydrogenase, translating to MVNFSLKGKVALVTGASYGIGFAIATGFAQAGAEIVFNDIKQELVDKGIAAYKELGINAHGYVCDVTNEEAVNALVAKVEQEVGVIDILVNNAGIIKRIPMHEMSAAEFRQVIDVDLNAPFIVSKAVIPSMIKKGHGKIINICSMMSELGRETVSAYAAAKGGLKMLTRNIASEYGEYNIQCNGIGPGYIATPQTAPLREKQADGSRHPFDAFIVAKTPAARWGTPEDLMGPAVFLASEASNFVNGHVLYVDGGILAYIGKQPK from the coding sequence ATGGTAAATTTTTCACTAAAAGGTAAGGTTGCTCTTGTAACAGGAGCATCTTATGGTATCGGTTTTGCAATTGCAACTGGATTTGCACAGGCGGGTGCGGAAATTGTGTTCAATGACATCAAGCAAGAACTCGTTGACAAAGGTATAGCAGCATATAAAGAACTTGGTATTAACGCACATGGTTATGTGTGCGATGTAACAAATGAAGAGGCGGTAAATGCTCTTGTCGCTAAAGTTGAACAAGAAGTGGGTGTTATTGATATCCTGGTAAATAATGCTGGTATTATAAAACGTATTCCAATGCATGAGATGTCTGCAGCTGAGTTTCGTCAGGTAATTGATGTGGATTTGAATGCTCCTTTTATTGTATCTAAGGCTGTTATTCCTTCAATGATAAAGAAGGGTCACGGAAAGATTATCAACATCTGTTCTATGATGAGTGAGCTTGGTCGTGAAACAGTTTCTGCATATGCAGCAGCTAAAGGTGGTCTTAAGATGCTTACACGTAATATTGCTTCAGAATATGGAGAATATAATATTCAGTGTAATGGAATCGGTCCTGGTTACATTGCAACACCACAGACGGCTCCTTTACGTGAGAAACAGGCTGACGGTTCTCGCCATCCGTTCGATGCTTTCATAGTTGCAAAAACTCCTGCTGCGCGTTGGGGTACTCCTGAAGATTTAATGGGTCCTGCAGTCTTCCTTGCTTCAGAGGCATCAAACTTTGTAAACGGACATGTGCTTTATGTTGACGGTGGTATTTTGGCTTATATTGGTAAACAGCCTAAATAA
- a CDS encoding sulfatase-like hydrolase/transferase: MGKFLNSFCGFFACVSCFGANETNVVKKPNIVFILVDDFRYDAMGYCGNKIVSTPSIDNLASQGIFFRNAFSSTPISSASRASILTGLHERTHRYSFQTGPIDDKFLENAYPLKLKEAGYHTALFGKLGVNCTDAESLFDEIEDYDRNNAIKEDGYHYKTLNNDTVHLTRYTGQKGLDYIEKQDGKNPFFLALCFSAPHAHDSAKQQYFWDDDQEDLYNDVTVPDPIMSEDEYFERLPEAVKNGFSRLRWTWRFDSPEKYQFMMKGYYKMIAGVDQEIAKVRKMLEKKGLADNTVIVFMGDNGYFLGERQIADKWMMYDLSVRIPLIIYDPRIDKHSEVEQQVINVDIPSTFVDIAGGDIPSQWQGKSLKGLLKNKNYRMERDTILIEHLWEMPNIPSCEGVRTDDWKYFRYVNDERIEELYNLKDDPNEEFDLSKDKEYAKVLVNLRNKTDELAHKFSANGWIAPENLSARFMSKDEYLLLKSDKLVFGWTLPYFSQAQKSYQILVASTAENIEKNVGDMWNSGCVFTNNSLNVEYKGKALEKGKTYYWRVRYWDYLNRTSQYSESQSFVYGDKSVSDVQTSAMPNTDILMIWGISNIIDGGQTIKIAPQMGDVKKSFVVYPTLMGDIKADYMMVGNRRNYTITVPANMGAEFVIPQGVKGIVLLNGKPQSLNYGKLQLSAGKNLIQIQNNTF, from the coding sequence ATGGGTAAATTTTTAAATTCATTTTGTGGCTTTTTTGCTTGTGTATCTTGCTTTGGTGCTAATGAGACGAATGTAGTAAAAAAGCCCAATATCGTTTTTATCCTCGTTGATGACTTCAGATATGATGCGATGGGGTATTGTGGTAATAAAATTGTAAGCACTCCATCAATTGACAATCTGGCTTCGCAGGGTATTTTTTTCAGAAATGCTTTTTCTTCAACTCCTATTTCTTCTGCCAGTAGGGCAAGTATTCTTACTGGATTACATGAAAGGACACACAGATATTCTTTCCAAACCGGTCCGATAGATGACAAATTTTTGGAGAATGCATATCCTTTGAAATTAAAGGAGGCTGGATATCATACAGCTTTGTTTGGCAAACTAGGTGTAAATTGTACTGATGCAGAATCTTTGTTTGACGAGATAGAAGATTATGACAGAAATAATGCAATCAAAGAAGACGGTTATCATTATAAGACATTGAATAATGATACGGTTCATCTGACAAGATATACTGGTCAGAAAGGGTTGGATTATATAGAAAAGCAGGATGGGAAAAATCCATTCTTTCTGGCTCTTTGTTTTAGTGCACCACATGCGCACGATTCTGCTAAACAGCAATACTTCTGGGATGATGACCAGGAAGATTTATATAATGACGTGACAGTTCCAGATCCGATAATGAGTGAAGATGAATATTTTGAACGTCTTCCTGAGGCTGTTAAGAACGGTTTTAGCCGTCTGCGTTGGACATGGCGTTTCGATTCTCCTGAGAAATATCAGTTTATGATGAAAGGATATTATAAGATGATAGCAGGGGTGGATCAGGAAATAGCAAAGGTTAGAAAGATGCTTGAAAAGAAAGGTCTTGCTGATAATACTGTGATTGTTTTTATGGGTGATAACGGTTATTTCTTGGGGGAAAGACAGATAGCTGATAAATGGATGATGTACGATCTGTCTGTGAGAATACCTCTTATAATATATGATCCAAGAATAGATAAACATTCTGAAGTGGAACAACAGGTGATAAATGTTGATATACCTTCTACATTTGTTGACATTGCCGGTGGAGATATTCCTTCGCAGTGGCAAGGTAAGAGTCTGAAGGGATTGTTGAAAAACAAGAACTATAGAATGGAAAGGGATACAATCCTTATTGAACATTTGTGGGAAATGCCTAATATTCCGTCGTGTGAAGGTGTGAGAACTGATGATTGGAAGTATTTCAGATATGTAAATGATGAGCGTATAGAAGAACTTTATAATCTGAAAGATGACCCTAACGAGGAGTTTGACCTTTCGAAAGATAAGGAATATGCCAAGGTATTGGTAAACCTTAGAAACAAAACTGATGAACTTGCCCATAAATTCTCTGCTAATGGTTGGATTGCACCGGAAAATCTGTCGGCTAGATTTATGTCAAAAGATGAATATTTGTTGCTTAAATCTGATAAGTTAGTGTTCGGTTGGACATTACCATATTTCTCACAAGCGCAGAAGTCTTATCAGATTCTTGTTGCTTCAACGGCAGAGAATATTGAAAAGAATGTAGGTGATATGTGGAACAGCGGATGTGTGTTCACTAATAATTCATTAAATGTGGAATATAAAGGTAAGGCACTTGAAAAGGGAAAGACTTATTATTGGAGGGTTCGTTATTGGGATTATTTGAATAGAACAAGTCAGTATTCCGAATCACAGTCTTTTGTATATGGCGATAAATCTGTTTCAGATGTTCAAACGTCAGCAATGCCTAATACAGACATATTGATGATTTGGGGTATTTCGAATATTATTGATGGAGGACAGACTATAAAAATAGCTCCACAAATGGGTGATGTGAAAAAATCATTTGTTGTTTACCCTACATTGATGGGAGACATTAAAGCTGATTATATGATGGTAGGCAATAGAAGAAATTATACGATAACTGTCCCAGCTAACATGGGTGCTGAATTCGTAATACCACAGGGAGTGAAAGGTATAGTTCTTTTGAACGGTAAACCACAGTCGCTGAATTATGGCAAACTCCAGTTGAGTGCTGGCAAAAACTTAATTCAAATTCAAAATAATACATTTTAA
- a CDS encoding DUF4861 domain-containing protein, producing the protein MKLVKLMNILLAVTSLAGCSVSEGSVEILVKNNGDTKRYGEIIEISLDELKGKLDGTSQRISVSDEDGNIVPCQITHDGFLIFPVDVQAHNSMIYRLTECNAISFDTISCGKVYPERLDDLAWENDKSGYRAYGPGFQKKGNKGFGYDILSKKVSQPVLEQRYSIQLDSVTRSKIITLKKEGKLHEADSINHSISYHVDHGNGMDCYNVGSSLGAGTTALLVDSAIVYPYCYKDVEILDNGPLRFTAQLVFNPIKVNNNLNVIETRIISLDKGSYLNKTKIKYSGLSDSETIVSGIVLHSQNPDGYVLGNDGHYLAYADSTNNTRNDNGVIYVGAVFSSSLLDMNVRLFDKPQLDAIGHILAYNTYIPDSTFTYFWGSGWSKNGITSIDEWTKYLKEFSYNINNPLDITIR; encoded by the coding sequence ATGAAGCTTGTAAAATTAATGAATATCCTGCTGGCTGTTACTAGCCTTGCAGGATGTTCTGTCAGTGAAGGTAGTGTAGAAATATTGGTTAAGAACAATGGTGATACGAAAAGATATGGTGAAATCATAGAAATTAGTCTTGATGAACTGAAAGGAAAATTGGATGGGACATCTCAACGGATTTCAGTTTCTGATGAGGATGGTAATATTGTTCCATGCCAGATTACTCATGACGGTTTTCTCATTTTTCCGGTTGATGTACAAGCTCATAATTCTATGATTTACAGACTTACGGAATGTAATGCAATTTCGTTTGATACAATATCATGCGGAAAGGTTTATCCTGAACGTTTGGATGATTTGGCATGGGAAAATGATAAGTCCGGGTATCGTGCTTATGGTCCTGGATTCCAGAAAAAAGGTAATAAAGGGTTTGGTTACGATATTCTTTCAAAGAAGGTGTCACAGCCTGTTCTTGAGCAAAGATATAGTATACAGCTTGATTCTGTAACTCGATCAAAAATTATAACTTTAAAAAAAGAAGGGAAACTTCATGAAGCTGACAGTATCAACCATTCGATATCATATCATGTAGACCATGGTAATGGAATGGACTGTTATAATGTCGGATCATCTTTAGGTGCAGGAACAACTGCATTATTAGTAGATTCTGCTATAGTGTATCCTTATTGTTATAAGGATGTTGAAATTTTAGACAACGGTCCTTTACGCTTTACTGCTCAATTGGTATTTAATCCAATTAAAGTGAATAATAATTTAAATGTGATTGAAACAAGAATTATATCTCTTGACAAAGGCTCTTATTTGAATAAAACGAAAATTAAATATTCCGGACTAAGTGATTCTGAAACTATTGTTTCTGGAATAGTGTTACACTCTCAGAACCCAGATGGTTATGTTTTAGGTAACGATGGACATTATTTAGCGTATGCTGATTCAACAAATAATACTAGAAACGACAACGGGGTTATATATGTTGGCGCTGTATTCAGTTCTAGTCTGTTGGATATGAATGTAAGACTCTTTGATAAGCCACAATTGGATGCAATAGGTCATATATTGGCATATAATACTTATATACCTGACTCAACATTTACATATTTTTGGGGTAGTGGATGGAGCAAGAATGGAATTACAAGTATTGATGAATGGACAAAATACCTTAAGGAGTTTTCTTATAATATTAATAATCCTTTAGATATAACGATCAGATAA
- the rhaM gene encoding L-rhamnose mutarotase, protein MARFAFKMFLKPGCEAEYERRHREIWPEIVELLKETGVSNYSIFFDKDTNLLFAVQEQGEVSSQDLGAEPIIQKWWEYMADIMETNPDNSPVSIPLQEVFYMA, encoded by the coding sequence ATGGCACGATTTGCATTTAAAATGTTTTTAAAGCCTGGTTGTGAGGCTGAATATGAAAGAAGGCACAGAGAGATATGGCCTGAGATAGTGGAATTGTTGAAAGAAACAGGAGTAAGCAATTATTCAATTTTCTTTGATAAGGATACAAACCTGCTTTTTGCCGTTCAGGAACAAGGGGAGGTGTCTTCACAGGATCTCGGTGCTGAACCTATAATACAGAAATGGTGGGAATATATGGCTGATATAATGGAAACGAACCCGGATAATTCGCCGGTTTCTATTCCGTTGCAGGAAGTGTTCTACATGGCCTAA
- a CDS encoding glycoside hydrolase family 105 protein produces the protein MRNSLLLLASGLILSTSAFAVQRDTEADALRHKKLENTPIYGELYQSLAFDGGWSSVCPGQAFRFKGQFDRNYAAWVDCFGDVIVGYYDNATGESSMYAVIDHKNVRTDNSIVSLTYAGDGSLILYVGKTGSKKLSVYVSEKENINKWEKTTFKTDVKVEKLSACNAGAQSMVAVLGKGNVSVWSNQKGLVKKVSEINVKGNSDLFKIQSFNEKVYLSLNNEMYVCEGEIKLAAELGDAVAVSDFVPTVDGFMAVGKSDKGLTISKINNGKVKSYSIKTDSVCGNPVIDMDDAKNIYFTKTVNGISEVYKAVNKRGTRWTVEAVTENSPFNNRDVVAVQNSSSEMPVQFMWNQESLKDVKVNTLSSVKMNIFQPKVTDITSPEQIKVLMKKVADWTLGRSYIDKHKNDWQWGAFYTGLMAAHERLQSPFYWNEMMNLGQYYDWALLPDQLHADRLLVCDLYLYMYEHSGKKHDYMVKPTKYAMDLHTSRKAKIDPHFKGSEYKMEWWSWADALYMAPISFYEYTRVTGDKAAADFAYKQWNVVEDYLYSKEDSLFYRDDRYFTAKSTNGKKVFWARGNGWVLGSMPRIMDSLPKDSEYRKHYEKLFKEMVAKIKNIQMPEGLWTCSLYDPEELNIGESSGSGFFGYALAWGINNGLLDKAEYEEALMKAWKGMTNNVTDFGRLGYVQQIAGDPYPFFYHQYHTYASGAFLLFANEMIKYFENK, from the coding sequence ATGAGAAACTCATTATTATTACTAGCTTCGGGGTTGATACTTTCAACTTCTGCATTTGCTGTACAGCGTGATACAGAAGCTGATGCTTTAAGACACAAAAAACTTGAAAACACTCCAATCTATGGCGAACTTTATCAGTCGCTTGCTTTCGATGGAGGATGGAGCAGTGTATGTCCGGGCCAGGCTTTCCGTTTCAAAGGTCAGTTTGACAGAAATTATGCGGCATGGGTAGACTGTTTCGGCGATGTTATTGTGGGATATTATGACAACGCTACAGGCGAATCGTCTATGTATGCTGTTATTGACCATAAGAATGTACGTACAGACAATAGCATTGTTTCGCTTACATACGCTGGCGACGGAAGCCTGATATTGTATGTAGGTAAAACCGGTTCGAAGAAACTGTCTGTTTATGTTTCTGAAAAGGAAAATATCAACAAATGGGAAAAAACTACATTCAAGACTGACGTAAAAGTAGAGAAACTGTCGGCTTGCAATGCAGGAGCACAGAGTATGGTTGCCGTGCTTGGGAAGGGTAATGTGTCTGTATGGTCTAACCAAAAAGGATTGGTCAAGAAAGTATCTGAAATCAACGTAAAAGGAAATTCTGACTTGTTCAAAATCCAGTCATTCAATGAGAAGGTCTATTTGTCATTAAATAATGAGATGTATGTTTGCGAAGGGGAAATCAAGCTGGCAGCAGAACTTGGTGATGCTGTGGCTGTTTCCGACTTCGTTCCTACTGTAGATGGCTTTATGGCTGTAGGCAAATCGGACAAAGGTCTGACAATCTCAAAAATCAACAATGGCAAGGTAAAATCGTACAGCATCAAAACAGACAGTGTTTGCGGAAATCCTGTGATTGATATGGACGATGCGAAGAATATTTACTTCACTAAAACTGTAAATGGTATTTCTGAAGTCTATAAGGCTGTGAACAAGCGTGGCACAAGATGGACAGTAGAGGCTGTGACAGAAAACTCTCCATTCAACAACAGGGATGTGGTGGCAGTACAGAACTCTTCAAGTGAAATGCCTGTACAGTTTATGTGGAATCAAGAATCGTTGAAAGATGTGAAGGTAAATACACTGTCGTCTGTAAAGATGAATATTTTCCAGCCAAAAGTTACTGATATTACTTCGCCTGAACAGATTAAGGTGTTGATGAAAAAGGTTGCAGACTGGACATTGGGACGTTCTTATATCGACAAGCATAAGAACGACTGGCAGTGGGGGGCATTTTATACAGGACTTATGGCTGCACACGAAAGACTTCAGTCTCCTTTCTACTGGAACGAGATGATGAACCTCGGACAGTATTACGATTGGGCTTTATTGCCAGATCAATTACATGCAGACAGATTACTTGTATGCGACCTGTATCTGTATATGTACGAGCATTCGGGAAAGAAGCATGACTATATGGTCAAGCCTACAAAATATGCCATGGATCTTCATACTTCAAGAAAGGCGAAGATAGACCCACACTTTAAAGGCTCAGAATATAAGATGGAATGGTGGTCATGGGCAGACGCGCTTTATATGGCTCCAATCTCTTTCTATGAATATACAAGAGTTACAGGAGATAAAGCGGCTGCTGATTTTGCATATAAGCAGTGGAATGTGGTAGAAGATTATCTGTATTCAAAAGAAGACTCTTTGTTCTATCGTGATGACAGATATTTTACTGCCAAATCAACTAACGGCAAAAAAGTGTTCTGGGCTCGCGGTAACGGATGGGTACTCGGTTCAATGCCTCGTATAATGGATAGCTTGCCTAAGGATAGCGAATATCGCAAGCATTATGAAAAACTGTTCAAGGAAATGGTTGCAAAAATCAAGAATATTCAGATGCCTGAAGGGTTGTGGACTTGCAGTCTTTATGATCCTGAAGAATTGAACATAGGTGAATCGAGTGGTAGCGGATTCTTTGGTTATGCTTTGGCTTGGGGTATAAACAATGGTCTTCTTGATAAGGCGGAATATGAAGAGGCTTTGATGAAAGCATGGAAAGGTATGACAAACAACGTAACTGATTTTGGACGTCTTGGGTATGTTCAGCAGATTGCCGGTGACCCGTATCCGTTCTTCTATCACCAGTATCATACATACGCTTCGGGAGCATTCCTGCTTTTTGCTAATGAAATGATTAAGTACTTTGAAAATAAATAA